In Clostridium swellfunianum, a genomic segment contains:
- a CDS encoding response regulator transcription factor → MERVLVIEDEEPIRELIKLNLQLAGCDIIEAEDGEEGLRLIKEASSDLIVLDIMLPKIDGYKLLPYIIERDIPVIMLTAKSSLKDKVMGLNLGADDYMTKPFEAMELIARVKALLRRAAKEEKRKGFDDIEICVEQRKVFKGGVELEFTPKEFELLNILVDNKGIALSREKLLELVWDFEYEGNTRTVDMHIQRLRTKLKTDKIATVYKLGYRLEK, encoded by the coding sequence GTGGAAAGAGTTTTGGTAATCGAAGATGAGGAGCCAATTAGAGAACTTATAAAACTGAATTTGCAGCTTGCGGGCTGTGACATTATAGAAGCTGAAGATGGAGAAGAAGGTCTTAGACTTATAAAGGAAGCAAGTTCCGATTTAATTGTGCTAGATATAATGCTGCCCAAAATCGATGGCTATAAGCTGCTGCCTTATATAATTGAGAGAGATATTCCTGTAATTATGCTTACTGCAAAAAGCAGTTTAAAGGATAAGGTTATGGGGCTTAATCTCGGCGCAGATGACTATATGACAAAGCCCTTTGAAGCGATGGAGCTTATTGCAAGGGTAAAAGCCTTATTAAGAAGAGCTGCGAAGGAGGAAAAAAGAAAAGGCTTTGATGATATAGAGATTTGCGTTGAGCAAAGAAAAGTTTTTAAAGGTGGAGTAGAGCTTGAATTTACTCCAAAGGAATTCGAATTGCTGAATATACTTGTAGATAATAAGGGAATTGCACTATCAAGAGAAAAGCTTTTGGAGCTTGTATGGGACTTCGAGTATGAAGGCAATACAAGAACTGTGGATATGCACATCCAAAGGCTTAGAACAAAATTAAAAACCGACAAAATAGCAACAGTTTATAAGCTTGGCTACAGACTGGAGAAATGA